The genomic segment AAATGACCAGGGTCTTTTGGTTATaacctttgaaaaattttaaagaattgtatAACTATGATAttggaaatatgaaagaaaagttctgatattttcattcataatgcatgcaatatatttttttcactttgtaattATGAGCATGTATCCCCACACAATAAAAATTGCATCgagggatttgtttgttttgtttcctcagtGCTCATTTCCCAGTAATATTCCTCCTCTTTCTGGAAACTGCCCTTAGACTCCTTCTCAATTTATCAGCATAGAACCTGTGGGAGTCACCTTACAGGTACACAAGCTCTACAGTAGATTAATTCAAGAAGCCCTGCGTTCAAAATAAGAAAGCATGAAACTTCTCCAAttacatatactttttaaagttttacaaagTTAGGAAGACTTCTATTTATGTTGACATTCAGTTTTTTTCTAGACATTCAGCTTGCAATATTTTGATAGTCCATTAAAAGTGCACAGgtctcatgatttttattttttattatcatattttatatgtccgcacctgtggcatatgaaaattaccaggccagggggtgaatcaTAGATTCATTTGCAAACTACAcaacagctgctgcaatgctggattctttaacccaatgtgccaggtcggggatggaacccatgccttcACATTGACCCAGGCAACtcaagttggattcttaactaaCTGTGCCATGGTGAGAATTCCAAATCTCATGATTTTTAACTATCGTTTTGCTGGTATCCAAGTATCTTATGTAGGCTCCCTTATTGATTAATGCCTGAAGGAAATAGCTCTTAAATAATGGTTAATTGTTCCAGAAAGGATTTATCAAAGCAAATCCAGACAATGTTTTCCTAGGCATTTGAAATGGGGACAAAGATTcaaattgattctaaaatatattgaACTAATGAATATGATAGATTTTGGCAATCAGTATATTGTTCCTTGTAAGCTTAGAAATGCAGAAAAGCAtcctgaaggaaggaaaaaaaggatacagaagaGACATAGGAAATGTAAGTGAAGCAAAAAGAGAGCGATGAGGAACTTCAGGTGTTATAGTTCACTTAACTTTCCCATGGACCTCATGATACAGTGAACATCATCAGGTAAGAGTTTTTGATTAAGTTTTTGCTTGAAACCCAAAGATTTCAAATATgaatgttacttttttaaaaatttcagttgcTGCCATAGAttcataataaatgaaaatctgCAGAGTGACTCCATTCCTTAGCTCTTCTCCCATTGAGCACTCATTGATTATTATATTGGGTAGGTATCTGGATAAATGAGAAAAGTGAGCATCCTCTAGGCACTAGTTGTCCTTGACTTTCAGCTTAAGAACCTTATACAAGCCGTGTCTGAGCTCCTTGTTCTTGAGTGCATAGACCACGGGGTTGAGGGCAGGAGGAATGACATTGTGGAGCACATTGAGTAGGACTGGGATGAGGGGAACCGTCATTGCTGCACTGTGGGTGACTGAGAGGACAATGATGGCCGTGTAGAAGAACAGGATTAAGATGAGGTGGGACGTGCAGGTGCTTAGGGCCTTGGATGCAGCTTCGGCTGAGTTCAGCTTCAGCACAGAATGAAGTATCAAAGCATATgacaacataatcaaagccaagTCACTTCCCATGAATGTCCAAGCCAGAAGGAGCTGGTACATGCTGCTGATGGTCCTGTCATCACAGGCGAGGCTGGTGACTCCATGATTCGAGCACAGACAGTGCTCAATTTCGTTTCTGGAGCAGTATTGTCTCTGGGCAGCCAACACAGGCACTGGGATGGTAAGTAAGCAGTTTCTCAGTGCCATGAACACCATGGCTTTGGCCACAAAAGACCGTGTAACTATGGATGTATAGTGTAGTGGTCGACAAATGGCTACATATCTATCCATAGCCATGCAGACAAAGACGCCCGACTCCATGCCTAGAAAGCAATGGATGACATACATCTGCAGAAAGCACTCAGGGAGACTGATGGCCTTGGCATCAAACCACAAGATGGCCAAAATCTTGGGCATGATGGTGGTGGCCAGGCCCATGTCTACCACCGCCAGGATGCCCAGGAAGTGGTACATGGGCTGGTGCAGGGTTGCCTCGTGATTGATGATGATCAGGATAAGGATGTTGGCACTGAGAGCTAAGAGGTAGAGCCACGCCAGGGGCAGAGAGAGCCAGTGCTGCCAGGTGTGAATGCCTGGGAAACCCATCAGAACGAACTCAGAGACCTGGCCCTTCGAGCTGTTGGCACCGCTGAGCTCCTGGAACATCTTCACCAAGAGGAAAAACATTCAGGGTGAGGACTCTGAATACTCTCCCTGACGTTGCCTGTTTCCTGGTCTTGAAGGAGAGGAGTGCTCATCCTTGCAGTTCTCATCTTACCATGACCATTTCCTGGACTCTTCTAATGAAACAAAACCTGGGATAACGCAGTTTGCGTGTTAGCTACGCTAATTATCACAAAAACTCCATAAGCAGGTCATGTTGAAACCATGCTCCAGACCATAGCTCTTTGAGTTTTTAACCACAAGTTCTTTCCTTTAGCCTCTCCGTCCTGCCTGGCCCCCAAGTCTTAAAAGGCTGACTCAGGAGTTAACTATTAGGAAATACAGGTAGAGCTAACAACGGGTTAATGCAGCCTTCATGTTGTCATGTCCTGCCTTGGCCCCCTACCTTCCTACTCAGATGTACCTTCTAGTTAGAGTTAGATGGCACCTGATGTCTGGGTTCCCCCAATGACCTCTTCCTGGCTCAactgctttcttttcctaatgGTTACTTTCTACTTAGAGCTGTGTCCCTCCCAGCGCTGCCTTTTGTCATTGAACCCCTCCCTGACACCCCTTCCCTACAAGTGAGCTTCATTCCAGACAGAAGGTCAGGAAGCGATACTCCCACAGACAACCAGAAGCCCTCCCCAGACCGACTGGCCCCAGAGTTGACGACTCTGAAATGAGCTGTGGATGAAAACTACGACAGACACCACGGTCAGTAACCCTGTCTTCTGAGCTCAGCCTCTGtccctctctgctttctctttgcaAGAGAGGACATGGCTCTGAGGtactagcctgctgtgtcctcctctgCCTCGCAAAGCAACAAGcctgtcctttctcttcctcaaagaaCTCggtctctgagacttaattggtgccGGTGTACAGAGCCTGCATTTGTGGCGACAACGTTACATGCACCTTCTCAAAATTAAGATACAGAGTATCAAGGAAAGTCAGGACCTTGGTCGTTATCTTCCACCGGGTACCACATTGGGGCTGGACAAGAGGAAAGCCCTCTGATGCCAGAGCCTGCTTCTTAAGTTTGACATTGCTACCAATGCATAGACTCAGAGCAGTAGCTTTTCTGTCCGAAAATAGTTTAGTAACATATTAGTTGATAGAACATCAGAAAACCTCTTTTCATCAAAGACCTTGGGAATTTGACGATACTCATAAATATGAGTTAATTTTCATGAAACTCTGGGTTATGTTAGCGTAGTCAGCGTAACTTATGTTCTCCAGTGAGGAAACtataaaatgtctaaaaaatGCGCATGAACAGTCTAAAGACAAACTGCGCCAACAGAGAACAAGAGTAGTTGATAGATCTCAGTATTCTGAGTCCAGCTGATTCTGGCTTTGAG from the Sus scrofa isolate TJ Tabasco breed Duroc chromosome 9, Sscrofa11.1, whole genome shotgun sequence genome contains:
- the LOC100522507 gene encoding putative olfactory receptor 56B2, with translation MFQELSGANSSKGQVSEFVLMGFPGIHTWQHWLSLPLAWLYLLALSANILILIIINHEATLHQPMYHFLGILAVVDMGLATTIMPKILAILWFDAKAISLPECFLQMYVIHCFLGMESGVFVCMAMDRYVAICRPLHYTSIVTRSFVAKAMVFMALRNCLLTIPVPVLAAQRQYCSRNEIEHCLCSNHGVTSLACDDRTISSMYQLLLAWTFMGSDLALIMLSYALILHSVLKLNSAEAASKALSTCTSHLILILFFYTAIIVLSVTHSAAMTVPLIPVLLNVLHNVIPPALNPVVYALKNKELRHGLYKVLKLKVKDN